The genomic stretch GAGTACCACCCGGACAACCCCAATCTGCTGGAGTTCACCAACCACGTTCGCTTCGGGCAGGACTACTACACCAACGCCCAAGCCGTGGCCCCCCTGGTATGGGTGACCATCGGCACGCTCTACGGCGCGACGTCGGTGGACTGGTACATCAACGGCACGAGGGTCTTCTCCGACGGGACCGGCGTTCCGGCGAGTTGGACGGCGTTCCTGATCCTCAACCTGTCGGTCTGCGCCGGCGCGTTCCACCCCACCCCGATACCCCCCGGCCCGCTGGTCTTCCGAGCCGACTACATCCAGGTCTGGCGCTGAGACTGACGCAGAGCAGGAGACCACGCCGCGAGAGAAGCCCGCGAACGGAGGAGGAGAGACGATGCCGGCAGTCACACAGGACTACCTGGGACCTGCCTACGCCACGGCCGGCGAGGCGTTCTCGGCGGTGTTGGAGGTCTCCGCCGACACCGCGCTCACCGTGCAGACGCTCACGGTGGCCGTGCGCGACAGTGCCGGGAACAACCAGGACTTCCACGGCGCGCACAACGTGGTGATCACTCAGGCCGGGTACACGCTGACCACCGCGGCGAAGAGTTTCAACGCCGGCACCTACACGATATTCGGGGCCTACCAGGAGGGCGGCATCTGGTACAACCTCCCGTCGGCGATCATGGTCATCGGCTCACCCTGAAAGCCCAGCGGAGCCGGAGAGCGCCCGCCGTGAGTCCTCGGATCGACGGTGCAGACCGGACGTGGCCCAAGGGACTGGAGGACGAGCCGGGCATCCCGGCCACCGGCGTCACCAACATGCTGCGCGGTGTCACTCAGACCTGGGCCGCCTGGCCCCACGGCGTCGGCGTACCCGGGACCACTGGCACATCCGGCCGGCCAGACAGCTGCTGCCCGAACAATGCCCCGAGCCGTGTCAGGGTCCTTGCCGTCATCGGTGTCCGCCCAGTGAGGCACCACCCCTGGGCGGCCTCCGTGCTTTCTCAGGGCTGCAGCAGCCTCGGGCACCGGCTGCCAAGAGCCGGGCGAACTGCCAGGCCATGCCCGAGGCTCCAGCTGCTCGGCCTGCTCACCAGCAGCTTCTCCCCCTCGCATAGACGAACGGCCACCGGCTGATCTTCGAGGTGTCGAAGCTCGAAGGAGATCAGCACGATGACCGCACCTGACAGTCTGCCTCTGCACGCCCTCGCCGAGGACAATCTCGCCGCGGCGAGTCCCGATCTGCTGCGCGCGATGGTCAAGACGTTCGCCGACGCGCTCATGTCCGCGGAGGCCGACGCTCTCTGCAATGCAGAGTACGGGCAGGTCGCGACGAGCGAGTCGACCACCGCAACGGCTACCGCCGGCGCGAGTGGGACACCCGCGCCGGCACTGTCGAACTGGCCATCCCCAAGCTGTGTCAGGGCAGTTACTTCCCGCACTGGCTGCTGGAGCGACGCCGGCGGGCCGAGCAGGCCCTGATCTCGGTGGTGGCCACCGCCTATCTGCTCGGCGTCTCCACCCGCAGAGTCGAGAAGCTCGCCGAGTCCCCCGGCGTCACCCAGCTGTCGAAGTCCCAGGTCAGCGCAATGGCCAAACACCTCGACGAGCAGGTCACCGCCTTCCGTAACCGGCCCCTGGACGCCGGGCCGTATGCGTTTGTCTGGGTCGACGCGCTGACCCAGAAGGTCCGCGAGGGCGGCCGCATCATCAACGTCCACGCGCTGATCGCGGTCGGCGTCAACGCCGACGGGCACCGCGAGATCCTCGGCCTCGACGTCGCCACCGCCGAGGACGGCGCCGGCTGGCTCGCCTTCCTGCGCTCCCTGACTGCCCGCGGCCTGTCCGGCGTCCAACTGGTCATCTCCGACGCCCACACCGGCCTGGTGAACGCGATCGGAGCAGTCCTGCCCGGCGCCTCCTGGCAGCGATGCCGCACGCATTACGCCCGGAGTGGCTCGGTGGCCAGGGTGGCGCAGACGACGTCCGCCTTGCCGATCGCATCGCGCCCAGGGACTCGACCCGTTCGACGTCGTATCCCCGCTCGCGCAGGCGTCTGACGGAGGCGTGGCGCGAGGTGGGGCGTGGTGACCATATGCCCGTCCAGGAGTACGTTCCGCTCCGTCGCAGCGCCGCGATGTGCGCCTGCCCCTCTGTTGCCTGCGTTTACGGTCATCACGGCCTCGGGGAGCGGTTCCCGGACGTACTCCGTGAAGGGTAGGTCCAGGTCCAGGTTGATGTCTTGTCGGTGCCGAATGCTCGGTCGCTGCCTGGGTGTCGGCCGACCGAGCCAGGAACACTGCGGTTCCGATGCCGCGAGTGCTGCCCGGTGAGCGTGGTCGGCCTGCCCGGACTCGCAGTGAGCGAACTCGCGGTTGCTCGGGGACGCCGGCAGCGTGGCCGCCGGATGGCTCGAAGTATGTGAAGCCGAGCAGCGGCCAACAATGGCCCCACCGCGGCACCCGACGCAGGGGTTCATCCGAGTCAAAAATTCGACTACGGTCGCAGACATGGTCGGCCGCCCCCGCAACGCCGTGGTCCTCACCGAGGACGAACGGGCCGCACTGCTGCGGTGGACCCGCAGTCGCACCTGCTCACAGGCCCGGGCCCGGCGCGCGCAGATCGTGCTGGCGTGCGCGGAGGAACCCACCAACAGCGACGTGGCCAGGCGCCTGGGCGTCTCCCGCGACATGGTCGGAAAGTGGCGCGCCCGCTTCCTCGCCGAACGACTGGCCGGCCTGGACGAGCAACCGCGTCCAGGCCGGCCTCCCACGGCCGACGACGACACCGTCGCCCACGTCCTCGTCCGCACCCTGACCCCGCCCCCGCCTGGGGCCAGGCAGACCTGGTCGACCCGTTCCATGGCGGCCGAGACCGGCCTGAGCCAGAGCACGGTGAACCGCATCTGGCGCACCTACGGCATCCAGCGGGAGGACCGCGCCACGGTCGGGCCGCGCCGGGCGTGGTCCCTGCCGGACCAGGCGGAGGAGGCGGTCGGTCTGTTCATCGCCCCGCCCCTGTGCGTCCTCGCGGTGACGGCTCGGGCGGTCCGCCGGGGGCATCGCAGGGCCGCACGCACCTCTGCGACGCCGCCGGCGGACCGGCTGTTCGGCCACGACCAGGAGGCGTCCCATGTGCTGGCCGTGGCCTGTGCCTTCGCTGCCCTGCGGGGCAAACAGCACGGTGCGAACGCGCCCGGGACGGACCACTCCACGCTCAGCGTGTTCCTGGAGCAGGTGCGGTCGGTGGCGGCGGCTGGAGCACGGGTTCACTTGTTGGCGTACGGCGTACCGGCTCAGACCCGCGCGGCCCTCGACGGATCGGGTACGGCCGTGTCCCCGCGGCCGCGCTGGCACCACGCGCCCAGCCCCGAGGAGTGGACCATGGAGACCCGGCGTCTGCTCGCCACCCATGCCCAGTTCCCTCGTGAGGTCACATCCGGCTTGCCCCGCCTCCGAGACGCCCTCCTCACCTGGTCCAGTACCTGGACCCCGTCCGGAGCCGCCTTCACTCGCATCGCCGCCCCCCGCCCGTCGTACGACAGCCCGGCCATCTGCGGCCCTGACAACGACTCGAACGCCCAGGATGTGCGCGCCCGCGACCATCACGCCCTGCCCAGGGCGGCGCAGATCGCCTCCCCGGACGTCCCACCCGGCGCCCTTGTCACCGCCGACCCCGTCGTCGGTCTGCTGCGCGAAGCCCTCCTCACCGGCGGCTACCGGCCAGGTGACCGCGTCCGGGAGGCCCCGCTCGCCCTCCGCCTCGGCCTGTCACGCCGGGGGGTACGCGCGGGCCTGCATGTTCTGGCGGAGGAGGGCATGCTCGACCTGTTGCCCGGCGGAGCTACCGCGGTGCCTGCCGTTACGGCGAAGGACGTGCTCGACCTCTACGCCCTGCGCGCCAGCCTCGGCGCGCTGCTCATGCGCCGCATCGCCGTGCTCGGCCGCGAGAACCTCGCCCCGGCCTCGGCGGCCCTGGCCGAGGTCCGCGCCGCCGCCAGGGACAACGACCATCTCCGCATCCGTGAAGACGACTTGAGGTACCAGAACGCCCTCGCCCGCATCGCGGACCTGCCACAGGCCGCAACCACCTTCGAACGCCTCACGGCCCGGCTGCGCATGTTCGTCACGGTTCTGGACATGGACTACAGCCAGGCCTGCGACACCATCGCCCATGAGGACGCGGCCGTCCACGACGCGTTGTGCAACGCCGACGGGAACGAGGCGGCCAGGCTGTGGCGGGTGAAGATCGAGCGCTGTGTCCGCTTCATGATCGCCCAGCTCCCGGAGGACGACGCCGCGCCGCACCTGTGGACCAGCTTGGCGGGCAGGCCCCGTATGCGCCCGGGGGACTCGCGGGGCGCGACGCACTGACGCGGAGGACGAGCGTCGTCCGTACGTCCGCTCACTGGGTCGGCGACCGCCCGCCGTACACGCGGCGCGGTCGGGGGAGGCGGACCTTCGCCGGCCGCGGGACAGCGCCGCTTCCGTCCGTCCGTGAAGCGGATACCGTCCGGAGAGGCCTCGAACTCGGCGGCATCGTCCGCACCGGCGCAGGTCACCGACCGGACCTCGCTGTCCTACGGGCGTGGCCTCTGCGTCCTACGGGCGTGGCCTCTGCAGATGAGCGTGCGTCAGATGACGCTGCGGATCGCCGCCTCGAACCCTTCCACGTGTCCTGTGGCAAGGGCGGCAGCCTTCTCCGCGTCGCCGTCGATGATGGCCCGCAGCAGGTGCCTGTGCTCGTGCACGTGGCCCGCCAGGCCCGGCAGCCGGTCGAGGAACAGGCACCAGATGCGCGTGGCAAGGTTGTCGTACCTGATCAGGGTGTCCTCGAGGTAGGGATTCCGGGCCGCCGCGTAGATGGCGCGGTGCACGGTCATGTCGAGCCGGATGAGGTCCGTGTCCCCATCGGATGCGTCTGCCAGTTGTGCCAGCAATCGGTCGAGGCCGGCTCGCTCGCCCTCGCCGGCGCGCTCGGCTGCCAGGCCCGCAGCGAGCGGTTCGAGCTGCTTGCGGACCTCTGAGATGTGTCCGAGATCGGCGATCTGCACCTCGGTGGCGAAGGTTCCGCGCCGGGGATAGGCGACGATGAGGCGCTCATGCTCCAGCCGCTTGAGGGCCTCCCGGACCGGAGTGCGCCCGAAACCGAGTTCCGCGGCGATCCGCTCGTCATTGACGGGCTCACCGGGGCGGATCTGGAGGGTCACCAGACGGTCCGAGATGGAGCGATAAGCCTGGTCGGCCAGCGTTCCATCACCCTGACCAGCGACGGTCGACACACTCACCGCGCAGCCCTCCCTTGACGCGACCCGATCCGTCCTCGTAGCGTATCGCAACAGCGGATTGATATATCAGTCGACTTTCAGTCGCTCACCAGGGAGTTTCATGACTTCCCACATCCCCGCCCAGCGAGTGGCCCGATCCGCGGTTCTCGGCGCTCGGCTCGGTGACTTCGACCCGGAGATCGCCACGGCCATCGAGGCGGAGCCGGCCCGGCAGCGCGGCACCCTGGAGATGATCGCGAGCGAGAACCTCGCACCGCTCGCCGTCATGCAGGCCCAGGGATCGGTGCTGACCAACAAGTACGCCGAGGGCTACCCCGGACGCCGCTACTACGGCGGCTGTGAGCACGTCGACGCCATCGAGCAGCTCGCCATCGACCGCGTCAAGGAACTGTTCGGCGCCGAAGCCGCCAACGTGCAGCCCCACTCCGGTGCGCAGGCCAACGCCGCCGTCATGGCCGCCCTGCTGCAGCCCGGCGACACGATCCTGGGGC from Streptomyces roseochromogenus subsp. oscitans DS 12.976 encodes the following:
- a CDS encoding helix-turn-helix domain-containing protein; the protein is MVGRPRNAVVLTEDERAALLRWTRSRTCSQARARRAQIVLACAEEPTNSDVARRLGVSRDMVGKWRARFLAERLAGLDEQPRPGRPPTADDDTVAHVLVRTLTPPPPGARQTWSTRSMAAETGLSQSTVNRIWRTYGIQREDRATVGPRRAWSLPDQAEEAVGLFIAPPLCVLAVTARAVRRGHRRAARTSATPPADRLFGHDQEASHVLAVACAFAALRGKQHGANAPGTDHSTLSVFLEQVRSVAAAGARVHLLAYGVPAQTRAALDGSGTAVSPRPRWHHAPSPEEWTMETRRLLATHAQFPREVTSGLPRLRDALLTWSSTWTPSGAAFTRIAAPRPSYDSPAICGPDNDSNAQDVRARDHHALPRAAQIASPDVPPGALVTADPVVGLLREALLTGGYRPGDRVREAPLALRLGLSRRGVRAGLHVLAEEGMLDLLPGGATAVPAVTAKDVLDLYALRASLGALLMRRIAVLGRENLAPASAALAEVRAAARDNDHLRIREDDLRYQNALARIADLPQAATTFERLTARLRMFVTVLDMDYSQACDTIAHEDAAVHDALCNADGNEAARLWRVKIERCVRFMIAQLPEDDAAPHLWTSLAGRPRMRPGDSRGATH
- a CDS encoding GntR family transcriptional regulator, with amino-acid sequence MSVSTVAGQGDGTLADQAYRSISDRLVTLQIRPGEPVNDERIAAELGFGRTPVREALKRLEHERLIVAYPRRGTFATEVQIADLGHISEVRKQLEPLAAGLAAERAGEGERAGLDRLLAQLADASDGDTDLIRLDMTVHRAIYAAARNPYLEDTLIRYDNLATRIWCLFLDRLPGLAGHVHEHRHLLRAIIDGDAEKAAALATGHVEGFEAAIRSVI